In the genome of Candidatus Reidiella endopervernicosa, one region contains:
- the rplU gene encoding 50S ribosomal protein L21 yields the protein MHAVIKTGGKQYRVAEGDKLRVETLPVEEGSSVEFDQVLMISDGDDIKIGTPVVEGGKVTATVTAHGRGKKIEIIKFRRRKHHRKQMGHRQNYTEVEITGISA from the coding sequence ATGCATGCCGTAATCAAGACTGGCGGGAAGCAGTACCGTGTTGCCGAGGGTGACAAGCTGCGCGTTGAGACGCTACCTGTAGAAGAAGGAAGCTCTGTAGAATTCGATCAGGTGCTGATGATCAGCGATGGTGACGATATTAAGATCGGTACCCCCGTTGTTGAGGGTGGCAAGGTCACCGCAACCGTTACTGCGCATGGTCGTGGTAAGAAGATTGAGATCATCAAGTTCCGTCGTCGTAAACACCATCGTAAGCAGATGGGACATCGTCAGAACTACACAGAAGTCGAAATTACCGGTATCTCCGCGTAA
- the ispB gene encoding octaprenyl diphosphate synthase, which produces MDLNAIRALIADDMQAVDSVIQQRLTSDVVLINQLGNYIVSNGGKRMRPVITLLSAGACGYNNDQRHILVSAIIEFIHTATLLHDDVVDASEMRRGQETANTIWGNEASVLVGDFLYSRAFEMMVDVGDMRIMEILANTTNTIAEGEVLQLLNINDADTTEESYLEVIHCKTAKLFEAASRLGAVLSGFDQESEASIARYGMHLGTAFQLIDDVLDYTATTDEMGKNVGDDLAEGKPTLPLIYAMRHGNPEQAKTIREAIEKGGLENLDAILATIESTDALTYTSRAARKEADLAIEALSVLPDSPYKEAMRGLADFSVTRSY; this is translated from the coding sequence ATGGATCTGAACGCCATACGCGCACTCATTGCCGACGACATGCAGGCTGTGGATTCTGTCATCCAGCAGCGCCTGACCTCTGACGTCGTGCTGATCAATCAGCTGGGAAATTATATCGTTAGCAACGGTGGCAAGCGCATGCGCCCGGTCATCACCCTGCTCTCTGCTGGAGCCTGCGGCTACAACAACGATCAGCGCCATATTCTGGTCTCCGCCATTATCGAATTCATCCATACCGCCACTTTGCTGCACGACGATGTGGTCGATGCCTCCGAGATGCGCCGTGGTCAGGAAACCGCCAACACCATCTGGGGCAATGAGGCAAGCGTACTGGTCGGCGACTTCCTCTACTCACGCGCCTTCGAGATGATGGTCGACGTGGGCGATATGCGCATAATGGAGATCCTCGCCAACACCACCAACACCATCGCCGAGGGCGAGGTGCTGCAGCTACTCAATATCAACGACGCCGACACCACCGAGGAGAGCTACCTCGAGGTCATCCACTGCAAGACCGCCAAGCTGTTTGAGGCTGCCTCTCGCCTCGGCGCCGTTCTCAGTGGCTTTGATCAAGAGAGCGAGGCCTCAATTGCCCGCTATGGCATGCACCTTGGCACCGCCTTTCAGCTCATCGATGACGTGCTCGACTACACCGCAACCACCGACGAAATGGGAAAAAATGTTGGCGATGATCTGGCTGAAGGCAAGCCAACCCTACCGCTGATCTATGCCATGCGACACGGCAATCCCGAACAGGCAAAAACCATTCGGGAAGCGATCGAAAAGGGTGGACTGGAGAACCTCGACGCTATCCTGGCCACAATTGAATCAACAGATGCCCTCACGTACACTTCGCGTGCCGCGCGAAAAGAGGCCGATCTTGCGATAGAAGCACTATCCGTTCTTCCCGACTCTCCATACAAGGAAGCGATGCGTGGACTGGCTGACTTCTCTGTCACGCGGTCCTACTAA